One part of the Vibrio hyugaensis genome encodes these proteins:
- the copI gene encoding copper-resistant cuproprotein CopI, translated as MKKTLITLALALTTTTAFAQMDHSNMDHANMDHSNMKHENMDHGSMKMDHSNMMDMPGMSAVGMPAKGAKPDKVVHVVLGDDMTIKFKKDVKIEPNDVVQFVVMNTGKINHEFTIGSAKEQLEHREMMKTMSGDHIHDSGNSVTVEPGKAKQLLWHFHGDNNVEFACNIPGHAEAGMTKSITL; from the coding sequence ATGAAAAAGACACTAATCACTCTTGCTCTAGCCCTAACAACAACGACTGCGTTTGCCCAAATGGATCATTCAAACATGGACCACGCGAACATGGATCATAGCAACATGAAGCATGAAAATATGGACCACGGCAGCATGAAGATGGACCATTCAAACATGATGGATATGCCGGGCATGTCGGCAGTTGGTATGCCAGCGAAAGGCGCAAAGCCAGACAAGGTGGTACACGTTGTCTTGGGTGATGACATGACCATCAAGTTCAAAAAAGACGTTAAAATTGAGCCAAACGATGTTGTGCAGTTCGTAGTCATGAACACAGGTAAGATCAACCACGAGTTCACAATCGGCTCTGCTAAAGAGCAGCTAGAACATCGCGAAATGATGAAGACAATGAGCGGCGATCACATACACGACTCTGGTAACTCTGTGACAGTAGAGCCGGGCAAAGCGAAGCAGTTGTTGTGGCATTTCCACGGTGACAACAACGTTGAGTTCGCGTGCAACATTCCGGGCCATGCAGAAGCGGGCATGACGAAGAGCATTACGCTGTAA
- a CDS encoding efflux RND transporter permease subunit, protein MINAIIRWSLSNRFLVLVATLALVLGGLYSVKNTPVDAIPDLSDVQVIIKTSYPGQAPQVVEDQVTYPLTTAMLAVPGAETVRGYSFFGDSYVYIIFNDDTDMYWARSRVLEYLSQVAPKLPPNAKPTLGPDATGVGWVYSYVLQDKTGKHDLADLRSLQDWFLKYELQTVDGVSEVATVGGMVKQYQVQIDPAKLRAYNLTLQQVNMAIQNGNQETGASVIEVAEAEHMVRTTGYLTSIEDIKSLPLKVTEKGTPLLLGDIADINLGPQMRRGISELNGEGEAVGGVIVMRFGENASEVIAKVKDKLADLQRSLPEGVEIVATYDRSTLIDSAVENLWKKLAEEFIVVAIVCALFLFHIRSSLVIALSLPVGILSAFIVMHWQGINANIMSLGGIAIAIGAMVDGAIVMIENVHKHIERTPLTDKNRWQVIGKAAEEVGAPLFFSLLIITLSFVPVFALEGQEGKMFSPLAFTKTYAMAAAAGLAITLVPVLMGYFIRGKVLPEHKNPVNRGLVALYRPLLNTSLKYPKTMIVIALGLMASAYYPTSKLGSEFIPPLDEGDLMYMPTTYPGISIGKARELLQQTNKLIKTVPEVKTVWGKIGRAETATDPAPLTMIETVIQLKPRDQWREGVTTESLRKEFDKLVQFPGLTNAWVMPIKTRIDMLATGIKTPIGIKIAGPDLKVIEKIGSQLEPILNGVQGTASVYAERVAGGRYVTIDIKRRAAARYGLSIKDVQQVISTAVGGMNVGETIEGLERYPINVRYPQDYRDSVVKLQNLPLVTPNGARIALADVADIRYEDGPPMIKTENARPNGWVFVDIDGRDLGSYVVEAQQVVADQLELPAGYSLAWSGQYEYMERAKDRLSVVVPITIAIIMLLLYFSFRRVGEVMIIMLTLPLAMVGGLWLMHILNYNFSIAVGVGFIALAGVAVEIGVIMLVYLNQAWHYKKLDAEEGKQKLEAKDLTDAIREGAGLRVRPVMMTVLTVIIGLIPIMYGEGTGSEVMQRIAAPMIGGMASALLLTLLVLPAIFKLWKQRELRPSNSTPSQASTQTGHQIENADSTDRTGNKA, encoded by the coding sequence ATGATCAATGCTATTATTCGTTGGTCACTGAGCAACCGATTCCTAGTGTTGGTCGCGACCTTAGCCCTTGTATTAGGCGGACTTTACAGTGTAAAGAATACGCCTGTAGATGCGATTCCGGATCTTTCTGATGTGCAAGTGATCATCAAGACAAGCTATCCGGGTCAAGCTCCTCAAGTCGTCGAGGATCAAGTCACTTACCCACTCACCACCGCCATGCTTGCCGTGCCGGGTGCTGAGACAGTTCGTGGTTATTCCTTCTTTGGTGACTCTTACGTTTATATCATTTTCAACGATGATACCGACATGTACTGGGCACGTTCACGCGTGTTGGAGTACTTAAGCCAAGTAGCGCCAAAGTTGCCACCGAACGCAAAACCAACCCTAGGTCCTGATGCGACGGGCGTGGGCTGGGTTTACAGTTACGTATTACAAGACAAAACTGGCAAACACGATTTGGCAGATCTTCGCAGCCTGCAAGACTGGTTTTTGAAGTACGAATTGCAAACCGTTGATGGTGTCTCTGAAGTCGCGACCGTTGGCGGTATGGTGAAGCAGTATCAAGTGCAGATTGATCCTGCCAAGCTGCGTGCGTACAACCTCACTTTGCAACAAGTGAACATGGCAATCCAAAACGGCAACCAAGAAACTGGAGCGTCCGTTATCGAAGTTGCGGAAGCCGAACACATGGTTCGTACCACGGGTTACCTAACCAGCATTGAAGACATCAAATCACTGCCTCTAAAAGTCACCGAGAAAGGCACACCGTTGCTATTAGGAGACATCGCAGACATTAACCTTGGTCCACAAATGCGACGAGGTATCTCAGAGCTGAATGGCGAAGGTGAAGCGGTCGGTGGCGTAATCGTGATGCGCTTCGGTGAGAACGCCAGTGAAGTGATTGCGAAAGTCAAAGACAAACTTGCAGACCTACAACGCAGCCTGCCAGAAGGCGTGGAAATTGTTGCAACTTACGATCGCTCTACCCTTATCGATTCAGCGGTAGAAAACCTATGGAAAAAGCTTGCAGAAGAGTTCATCGTCGTCGCGATTGTGTGTGCGTTGTTCCTGTTCCACATTCGTTCTTCATTGGTTATCGCTCTGAGCCTACCGGTCGGTATTCTTAGTGCGTTTATCGTAATGCATTGGCAAGGCATCAACGCCAACATCATGTCTTTGGGTGGTATTGCGATTGCCATCGGTGCCATGGTGGATGGTGCAATCGTGATGATTGAAAACGTTCACAAGCACATTGAACGAACGCCACTGACCGACAAGAACCGCTGGCAAGTAATTGGCAAAGCCGCAGAAGAGGTCGGCGCACCGCTGTTCTTCTCGTTGCTGATCATTACTCTTAGCTTCGTACCAGTGTTCGCCTTAGAAGGTCAGGAAGGCAAGATGTTCTCACCACTTGCGTTCACTAAGACTTACGCCATGGCAGCGGCCGCAGGTTTGGCAATCACACTCGTCCCTGTTCTTATGGGCTACTTCATTCGCGGTAAGGTGTTACCGGAACACAAAAACCCGGTTAACCGTGGCTTGGTCGCGTTGTACCGCCCGCTGTTGAACACCAGCTTAAAATACCCTAAGACCATGATTGTTATTGCATTAGGTCTAATGGCGTCGGCTTACTACCCAACCAGTAAACTGGGTAGTGAGTTCATCCCGCCGCTGGATGAAGGCGACTTGATGTACATGCCAACGACCTATCCGGGTATCTCGATTGGTAAAGCACGCGAGCTTCTACAACAAACCAATAAGCTGATCAAAACCGTTCCAGAAGTGAAAACCGTATGGGGCAAGATTGGCCGAGCTGAGACCGCAACCGATCCAGCGCCACTCACCATGATTGAAACCGTGATTCAGTTGAAGCCACGCGATCAATGGCGTGAAGGGGTAACAACCGAGTCACTGCGCAAAGAGTTCGACAAGCTGGTTCAATTCCCTGGTCTTACTAACGCTTGGGTAATGCCTATCAAAACACGTATCGACATGCTGGCAACGGGCATCAAAACCCCTATCGGCATTAAGATCGCGGGCCCTGATCTGAAAGTGATTGAGAAGATCGGCTCTCAGTTGGAGCCAATTCTTAACGGCGTACAAGGCACCGCATCGGTTTACGCAGAACGTGTAGCAGGTGGTCGTTATGTCACGATCGACATTAAACGTCGTGCCGCAGCGCGTTATGGCTTGAGCATCAAAGACGTTCAGCAGGTGATCTCCACTGCGGTGGGTGGTATGAATGTGGGTGAAACCATCGAAGGCTTGGAGCGTTACCCAATCAACGTTCGTTACCCACAAGACTACCGCGACTCAGTGGTTAAACTGCAAAACCTACCATTGGTGACACCAAATGGCGCTCGTATTGCGCTGGCTGATGTAGCGGACATTCGTTACGAAGACGGCCCTCCGATGATCAAGACAGAAAACGCGCGTCCAAACGGCTGGGTGTTTGTCGATATCGATGGTCGTGACCTTGGCTCTTACGTCGTAGAAGCACAGCAAGTCGTGGCCGATCAGCTGGAGCTTCCTGCAGGTTACTCACTGGCTTGGTCTGGTCAATACGAATACATGGAGCGTGCGAAAGACCGCTTGAGCGTTGTGGTTCCAATCACCATCGCCATCATTATGCTGTTGCTTTACTTCAGCTTCCGTCGCGTTGGCGAAGTGATGATCATCATGCTTACCCTACCACTCGCTATGGTTGGTGGTTTGTGGCTCATGCATATCCTCAACTACAACTTCTCGATTGCCGTTGGGGTCGGCTTTATTGCCCTAGCAGGCGTCGCGGTTGAAATTGGGGTCATCATGCTCGTCTACCTTAACCAAGCGTGGCACTACAAAAAGCTGGATGCGGAAGAGGGTAAACAAAAGCTTGAGGCGAAAGACCTAACCGATGCCATTCGTGAAGGTGCAGGCCTGCGTGTTCGCCCAGTAATGATGACGGTATTGACGGTCATTATTGGTCTGATTCCGATCATGTACGGCGAAGGTACAGGATCAGAAGTAATGCAACGTATCGCCGCGCCAATGATTGGCGGTATGGCATCAGCACTGCTGCTGACGCTGTTAGTGCTTCCTGCCATCTTCAAGCTTTGGAAACAACGCGAGTTGCGCCCAAGTAACTCAACTCCGAGTCAAGCAAGCACGCAAACTGGCCACCAAATCGAAAACGCCGACAGCACAGATCGCACTGGCAACAAGGCTTAA
- a CDS encoding efflux RND transporter periplasmic adaptor subunit, translating into MKTLKIATIALIVGGALGFGANHFLAGSAHDMSAMSGESAASSNDPLYWVAPMDPNYKRDKPGKSPMGMDLIPVYAEDLSGEQDAPGTVTIDPSVENNLGVKTANATLQQLSPRIETVGYIAFDESLLWQTNVRVAGWVEKLYINAVGEKVKKGDVLFTLYSPELVKAQEELLNAYRTGRKGLVKGATERLVTLGVDRAQIKSITRSGKASQTIEIKAPADGVIASLNVREGGYLSPAQAVISAGPLDNVWVDAEVFERQAHWMKAGSQATMTLDAIPGNEWQGVVDYVYPILDPKTRTLRVRLKFPNPDGALKPNMFANIALQPVTDDAVLTIPKSSVIRSGGMTRVVLAEGEGKYRSARIEVGREAGEQIEVLQGLKQDDKIVTSSHFMLDSESSQSADLSRINGVEAAAETAWAKGEITDVMKDHRMLTINHQPVPEWDWPGMVMNFTFADGVEMGDLKKGQAIEFEMQKTESGQYQIIDFHSSKSTADKSVIAAEVWLTGDITMLMADFGMITLNHLPVAEWNWDAGDMNFSVGEDVDLSSFEEGQKVRFLVEKQGTDYVLKQLVPATTAVEG; encoded by the coding sequence ATGAAAACATTAAAGATTGCAACCATCGCGCTGATTGTTGGTGGTGCTTTAGGGTTTGGTGCTAATCATTTTCTTGCGGGCTCGGCTCACGACATGAGTGCAATGAGTGGCGAATCTGCTGCAAGCTCTAATGATCCACTTTACTGGGTTGCCCCAATGGATCCGAACTACAAACGCGACAAGCCGGGTAAATCCCCAATGGGCATGGATTTGATCCCGGTTTACGCAGAAGATCTATCCGGTGAACAAGACGCACCAGGTACAGTGACTATTGACCCTTCAGTAGAAAATAACCTCGGGGTTAAAACCGCAAACGCGACACTACAACAGCTATCACCACGCATCGAAACCGTTGGTTATATTGCCTTTGATGAAAGTCTGTTATGGCAAACCAACGTTCGTGTGGCGGGTTGGGTAGAAAAACTCTACATCAATGCTGTGGGTGAGAAAGTGAAGAAAGGCGATGTGCTTTTCACGCTCTACTCTCCAGAACTGGTTAAAGCACAAGAAGAATTACTGAATGCTTACCGCACTGGCCGCAAAGGTCTTGTAAAAGGGGCGACCGAACGCTTGGTAACACTTGGTGTTGACCGTGCTCAAATCAAATCCATTACTCGTAGTGGTAAAGCATCACAAACCATTGAAATCAAAGCACCTGCTGATGGTGTTATCGCAAGCTTAAACGTGCGTGAAGGTGGCTATTTGTCCCCTGCTCAAGCGGTGATCAGTGCAGGTCCTTTGGACAATGTTTGGGTTGATGCGGAAGTCTTTGAGCGTCAAGCACACTGGATGAAAGCGGGTTCTCAAGCCACGATGACCCTTGATGCGATCCCGGGCAATGAGTGGCAAGGTGTCGTGGATTACGTGTACCCAATCCTCGATCCGAAAACACGTACGTTGCGTGTGCGTCTTAAATTCCCTAACCCAGATGGCGCATTGAAGCCAAACATGTTCGCCAATATTGCCTTGCAGCCTGTCACTGACGACGCAGTGTTAACGATTCCTAAATCATCTGTTATCCGCTCTGGGGGTATGACTCGCGTTGTTCTGGCTGAGGGCGAAGGCAAATACCGCTCAGCTCGAATTGAAGTTGGCCGTGAAGCTGGCGAACAAATCGAAGTATTACAAGGGCTTAAACAAGACGATAAGATCGTTACTTCATCTCACTTTATGCTCGACTCTGAATCAAGCCAGTCGGCAGATCTGTCTCGCATCAATGGTGTAGAAGCAGCGGCAGAAACAGCATGGGCTAAAGGTGAGATCACAGACGTAATGAAAGATCACCGCATGCTGACCATCAACCACCAACCTGTACCAGAATGGGATTGGCCGGGCATGGTAATGAACTTCACTTTCGCAGATGGCGTTGAGATGGGTGACTTGAAAAAAGGTCAGGCTATCGAATTTGAAATGCAAAAGACGGAGTCCGGTCAGTACCAAATCATCGACTTCCATTCATCAAAAAGCACTGCTGATAAAAGCGTCATTGCTGCAGAAGTTTGGCTAACTGGTGACATCACCATGCTAATGGCCGACTTTGGCATGATCACCTTAAACCACCTACCGGTTGCAGAATGGAACTGGGATGCGGGCGATATGAACTTCTCAGTAGGTGAAGACGTTGATTTATCGAGTTTTGAAGAAGGACAGAAAGTTCGGTTTCTAGTTGAAAAACAAGGAACTGACTACGTACTTAAACAGCTAGTTCCTGCAACAACAGCCGTCGAGGGTTAA
- a CDS encoding TolC family protein, producing the protein MDIKPYRLAAPIFMVALVAAPTLVNAAGKETHAAKNSASSERASTTKLAKLINVALSNDGNRKQYSAQSAAMRETGVASATLMDPKLKVGFGGLPVDSFKFDEDPMTNISVGLMQQFERGSTLDLQQKKANQQADGLGLQVHARELEVANSMTQLWLELGYQQKAKQIMLENRKLMKEMESFIQTNYSIGKSEAQDLLNAQLQVSKLDEKLQANAQMQRRLISQLSEWLGSDWLANEQALHASNQLNWDTLNSKLSASQNSTKHYQQLSQHPMVKMADVSISANKTQVEIAEQAYNPQFGVEVMYAYRQADNMMGEPASDLVSAYLTMDIPLFTGDRQDRNLAAAQYQVGAAQSQKDTLLTQMNAKVNTLLVDRGNLTQRLERYQSTLLPQAKARIQAVERGYQNNTAQFNDVISATTDELALQLEQQRLMTDLNIANSNLATLLGGFDYQVTSPEARSISTY; encoded by the coding sequence ATGGATATCAAACCATACCGCTTAGCTGCACCTATTTTTATGGTAGCTCTGGTCGCTGCGCCAACCTTGGTTAACGCCGCTGGTAAAGAGACACATGCAGCGAAAAATTCCGCATCAAGTGAGCGAGCTTCAACGACCAAGCTTGCCAAACTGATCAACGTCGCTTTGAGTAATGATGGCAATCGTAAGCAATACTCAGCGCAATCTGCTGCCATGCGTGAAACGGGCGTCGCGAGCGCGACCTTGATGGACCCAAAACTGAAAGTGGGTTTTGGTGGCTTGCCTGTCGACAGCTTCAAATTCGATGAAGACCCAATGACCAACATCTCCGTTGGTTTAATGCAACAGTTTGAGCGTGGCTCTACGCTTGATTTACAGCAGAAGAAAGCCAATCAACAAGCCGACGGCCTTGGGCTTCAAGTTCATGCTCGTGAGCTTGAGGTAGCCAACAGCATGACTCAACTTTGGTTAGAGCTTGGTTACCAACAAAAAGCTAAACAAATCATGCTTGAGAATCGCAAGTTGATGAAGGAGATGGAAAGCTTTATTCAAACCAACTATTCGATTGGTAAGAGTGAAGCGCAAGATCTGCTCAACGCCCAACTTCAAGTCAGCAAGTTGGATGAGAAACTGCAAGCCAATGCACAGATGCAACGTCGTCTTATCTCTCAACTTTCCGAATGGTTGGGATCAGACTGGTTGGCGAACGAACAGGCTCTGCACGCGAGCAATCAATTGAACTGGGACACACTGAACAGCAAACTCTCTGCCAGTCAGAATTCGACCAAGCATTATCAGCAACTCAGCCAACACCCGATGGTTAAGATGGCCGACGTCAGCATTTCTGCCAATAAAACTCAGGTAGAAATTGCTGAGCAAGCCTACAACCCGCAGTTTGGCGTCGAAGTAATGTATGCCTACCGCCAAGCCGACAACATGATGGGTGAACCCGCCTCTGATTTGGTCAGCGCTTACCTCACCATGGACATTCCCCTATTCACGGGTGACCGCCAAGATCGCAATCTTGCTGCCGCTCAATACCAAGTTGGCGCGGCACAATCGCAAAAAGACACCTTACTAACGCAGATGAATGCCAAGGTAAACACTTTGCTGGTTGATCGCGGCAACTTAACCCAGCGTTTAGAACGTTATCAATCCACCTTATTGCCTCAAGCGAAAGCGCGCATTCAAGCCGTTGAGCGGGGTTATCAAAACAACACAGCGCAATTTAACGATGTGATTTCTGCCACGACTGATGAGTTGGCTCTGCAATTAGAGCAACAACGTCTGATGACCGACCTCAACATCGCAAACAGCAATTTAGCCACCCTACTCGGTGGTTTCGACTATCAAGTGACTTCACCGGAAGCTCGCTCTATTTCGACATATTAA